One Nonomuraea angiospora DNA segment encodes these proteins:
- a CDS encoding U32 family peptidase yields MSTTNELLVRLGLPADDGSAPPPSPGRFPDGAQYRVEIPSVEGPASLAAVLSEARRLDVPVTRVSQGSGVGLLTDGEITEMVGMAADAGVELSLFARPCAGWDTSAMSRAPAGGGLAPAVRGQDQLVAVVDEIRRAAELGVRSVLIADVGVLSVFGRLRDSGELPAQMQAKVSVMLPIANAATAQVIAGLGADTLNLPTDLTLAQIGAIRGAVSQPLDIYVESPDNLGGFVRHYELPRLVELAAPVYAKFGLRNAPDIYPSGSHLESTSVALSIERVRRARLGLDLLARAGSEAVCSAAGAAGLALPVTG; encoded by the coding sequence ATGTCCACCACCAATGAGCTGCTCGTCCGTCTTGGGCTGCCGGCTGACGACGGGTCCGCGCCGCCGCCGTCTCCCGGCCGGTTCCCCGACGGGGCCCAGTACCGGGTCGAGATCCCCAGCGTGGAGGGGCCGGCCAGCCTCGCCGCCGTCCTGAGCGAGGCGCGACGGCTGGACGTCCCGGTCACCCGGGTCTCGCAGGGCAGCGGGGTGGGCCTGCTCACGGACGGCGAGATCACCGAAATGGTCGGCATGGCCGCCGACGCCGGGGTGGAGCTGTCGTTGTTCGCCCGGCCGTGTGCCGGCTGGGACACCTCCGCGATGAGCCGCGCGCCCGCCGGGGGTGGCCTGGCGCCGGCGGTGCGCGGGCAGGACCAGCTCGTCGCCGTGGTGGACGAGATCCGCCGGGCGGCCGAGCTGGGCGTACGCAGCGTTCTGATCGCCGACGTGGGCGTGCTCTCGGTGTTCGGCCGGCTGCGTGACAGCGGGGAGCTGCCCGCGCAGATGCAGGCCAAGGTCTCGGTGATGCTCCCGATCGCGAACGCGGCCACCGCCCAGGTGATCGCCGGGCTCGGCGCGGACACGCTCAACCTGCCGACCGACCTGACCCTCGCGCAGATCGGGGCCATCCGCGGCGCGGTCAGCCAGCCGCTGGACATCTATGTCGAGTCGCCGGACAACCTGGGCGGGTTCGTCCGCCACTACGAGCTGCCCCGGCTGGTGGAGCTGGCGGCGCCGGTGTACGCGAAGTTCGGCCTGCGCAACGCCCCGGACATCTACCCGTCGGGCAGCCACCTGGAGTCCACCTCGGTGGCGCTGTCGATCGAGCGGGTCCGCCGCGCCAGGCTGGGGCTGGACCTGCTGGCACGGGCCGGTTCGGAGGCGGT
- a CDS encoding IclR family transcriptional regulator, producing MARTVPAVNRALDILELFLAEGALAASDITARLGLPRTTVHELVNTLVDRGYLVAEPSAPIRYQLGMRLFELGGLFADRLDLARQAQHAATEVAAACDESVHVAILDGAEVVYIAKVDSTHSVRMVSAVGRRLPAHCTAVGKMLLSALPPEALDARYPHDRPLQPMTPNSITTPAGLRTQLAEIRQAGVAYDDCESNEAVACVAVGVFDHTGRMVAAMSVSVPTVRWTDQRREQWTDLVRTGAATLSRRLGHPDGPPTRHGS from the coding sequence ATGGCCCGAACCGTTCCGGCGGTCAACCGAGCGCTCGACATCCTCGAGCTGTTCCTCGCCGAGGGCGCGCTGGCCGCCTCCGACATCACCGCCCGGCTCGGCCTGCCCAGGACCACCGTGCACGAGCTGGTCAACACCCTGGTCGACCGCGGCTACCTGGTGGCCGAGCCGAGCGCCCCGATCCGCTACCAGCTCGGCATGAGGCTCTTCGAGCTGGGCGGGCTCTTCGCCGACCGCCTCGACCTGGCCAGGCAGGCCCAGCACGCGGCCACCGAGGTGGCCGCCGCCTGCGACGAGAGCGTGCACGTGGCGATCCTGGACGGGGCCGAGGTGGTCTACATCGCCAAGGTGGACAGCACCCATTCGGTACGGATGGTCTCCGCGGTCGGCCGCCGGCTCCCGGCGCACTGCACCGCCGTCGGGAAGATGCTGCTGTCCGCCCTGCCACCGGAGGCGCTAGACGCCCGCTACCCGCACGACCGGCCCCTCCAGCCGATGACCCCGAACAGCATCACCACGCCCGCGGGGCTGCGCACCCAGCTGGCGGAGATCCGGCAGGCAGGCGTGGCCTACGACGACTGCGAGTCCAACGAAGCGGTCGCCTGCGTCGCCGTCGGCGTGTTCGACCACACTGGGCGCATGGTGGCCGCGATGAGCGTCTCGGTGCCCACCGTCCGCTGGACCGACCAGCGCCGAGAGCAGTGGACCGACCTCGTCCGCACCGGCGCCGCCACCCTCTCCCGCCGCCTCGGCCACCCCGACGGCCCGCCCACCCGACACGGCTCATGA
- a CDS encoding transglutaminase domain-containing protein, with protein MKLALLRRGGGAAVSPRKAAAGSVAATPILDWRHPRVLGFAAEVQDADPCTDRTFLITAHQLIAARVRPVYALNERQPVSTTLALGRGSCSQRLALLEAVARGHGIASRVRGLLIDGRFWHPRFPRLRPLIPRQVVLAWPEFLLDDQWTAVSELYGELGALRAGGRFANTGGETLFDAIGRTAVDWDGSTCSSCDLSGHVLADLGYFAARDDLFDEHGQTLCLPARIPADLIMRRRTA; from the coding sequence GTGAAACTGGCGCTCTTGAGACGCGGCGGCGGCGCAGCCGTTTCCCCACGGAAAGCGGCTGCGGGGAGCGTGGCGGCCACGCCCATCCTCGACTGGAGACACCCTCGGGTGCTGGGGTTCGCGGCCGAGGTGCAGGATGCCGATCCGTGTACGGACCGAACATTCCTGATCACGGCCCACCAGCTCATCGCAGCCCGCGTGCGCCCGGTCTACGCCCTGAACGAACGGCAGCCTGTCTCCACGACCCTGGCTCTGGGACGCGGCTCGTGCAGCCAGCGGCTGGCGCTGCTGGAGGCCGTGGCGCGCGGCCACGGGATCGCCAGCCGAGTCAGAGGACTGCTGATCGACGGGCGCTTCTGGCATCCTCGATTCCCGCGCCTGCGCCCACTGATCCCCAGGCAGGTGGTGCTCGCCTGGCCGGAATTCCTCCTCGACGATCAGTGGACGGCCGTTTCCGAGCTCTATGGCGAGCTGGGCGCGCTGCGAGCGGGAGGCCGATTCGCCAACACAGGTGGCGAGACACTCTTCGACGCGATCGGGCGCACGGCCGTGGACTGGGACGGCAGCACCTGCTCCTCCTGCGATCTGTCAGGTCACGTCCTCGCTGATCTGGGCTATTTCGCCGCCCGCGACGACCTGTTCGACGAGCACGGGCAGACCCTGTGCCTGCCGGCACGCATTCCCGCTGATCTCATCATGCGACGTCGGACGGCCTGA